One segment of Myotis daubentonii chromosome 11, mMyoDau2.1, whole genome shotgun sequence DNA contains the following:
- the NDUFA8 gene encoding NADH dehydrogenase [ubiquinone] 1 alpha subcomplex subunit 8: protein MRRLSAAFGGRKGSSRRRGRRGCGCLVRVGVTDIMPGIVELPTLEDLKVEEVKVSSAVLKAAAHHYGAQCDKPNKEFMLCRWEEKDPRRCLEEGKLVNQCALKFFRQIKRHCAEPFTEYWTCIDYSGLQLFRHCRKQQAKFDECVLDKLGWVRPDLGELSKVTKVKTDRPLPENPYHSRTRPEPNPPVEGDLKPAKHGSRFYFWTM from the exons ATGCGCAGGCTGTCGGCGGCCTTCGGCGGTCGGAAGGGGAGTTCAAGGAGACGGGGGCGACGCGGCTGCGGCTGCCTCGTCCGGGTCGGGGTTACCGACATCATGCCGGGGATAGTGGAGCTCCCTACTCTGGAGGATCTGAAAGTGGAGGAG GTGAAAGTCAGTTCAGCTGTGCTTAAAGCTGCGGCCCATCACTATGGCGCTCAGTGCGACAAACCCAACAAGGAGTTCATGCTGTGCCGCTGGGAAGAGAAAGACCCGCGGCGGTGTTTAGAGGAAGGCAAGCTTGTCAACCAGTGTGCTCTGAAGTTCTTCAG GCAGATAAAGCGTCACTGTGCAGAACCTTTTACAGAATACTGGACCTGCATTGATTATAGTGGCCTGCAGCTATTCCGTCACTGTCGCAAACAGCAGGCAAAGTTTGACGAGTGTGTGCTGGACAAGCTGGGCTGGGTGCGCCCTGACCTGGGAGAGCTGTCCAAG GTCACCAAAGTGAAAACAGATCGACCTTTACCGGAGAATCCCTATCACTCAAGAACGAGACCAGAGCCCAACCCTCCAGTAGAAGGAGATCTGAAGCCTGCCAAACACGGCAGCCGCTTTTATTTCTGGACCATGTAA